A portion of the Sphingobacterium spiritivorum genome contains these proteins:
- the glmS gene encoding glutamine--fructose-6-phosphate transaminase (isomerizing) — translation MCGIVGYVGDQHAYPIIIKGLKRLEYRGYDSAGIALHQQTKLGVYKKKGKVAELEEEALGKDISGTIGIGHTRWATHGEPSDRNSHPHVSSSGKLALVHNGIIENYAQIKSELIKKGYEFHSDTDSEVLLNFIEDIRINNECSLEEAIRIALKRVVGAYVILVIDEDDPNTIIAARKGSPLVIGIGKGAHYLASDASPMLEYTKEVVYINDYELAIVRPDELILKNLGNERITPYVQKLDLELSAIEKGGFEHFMIKEIFEQPQTIYDCLRGRLDLVQMDIHMKGIEEQAEALIRTPRIIILACGTSWHAGLVAEYIIEELCRINVEVEYASEFRYRNPIINPGDVIIAISQSGETADTLVAIETAKSKGAIILGVVNVVGSSIARASHAGAYTHAGPEIGVASTKAFTAQLTVLTMMALKIAKIKGTITDERFAKLLIELNAVPQKVSDVLKNHTDIERLAEKLTSAKGFLYLGRGYNFPIALEGALKLKEITYLHAEGYPAAEMKHGPIALVDEHLPVVFVATKDAYHEKIVSNMQEIRARKGRVFSVITEGDVISPTLSEEVMIVPEADEIIAPILSVIPLQLLSYYLGVLKGLDVDKPRNLAKSVTVE, via the coding sequence ATGTGTGGAATTGTAGGATACGTAGGCGATCAGCATGCCTACCCCATTATTATTAAAGGGCTGAAGCGACTGGAATACCGAGGTTATGACAGCGCAGGAATTGCACTTCACCAGCAAACAAAGCTGGGGGTGTATAAGAAAAAAGGAAAAGTAGCCGAACTCGAAGAAGAGGCGCTTGGTAAAGATATTAGCGGGACGATCGGAATAGGACATACTCGTTGGGCAACCCACGGTGAGCCGTCAGACCGTAACTCGCATCCACATGTGTCTTCTTCAGGAAAACTGGCTTTGGTGCATAACGGAATTATTGAGAATTATGCACAGATCAAATCTGAACTGATCAAAAAAGGCTATGAATTTCATAGTGATACCGATTCAGAAGTATTGCTCAATTTTATCGAAGATATCCGGATCAATAATGAATGTTCTTTGGAAGAAGCTATCCGTATTGCACTGAAAAGAGTAGTAGGGGCATATGTTATTCTCGTCATCGATGAGGATGACCCAAATACCATTATTGCTGCCCGCAAGGGAAGTCCTCTGGTTATTGGTATTGGCAAAGGCGCACATTATCTGGCTTCAGATGCTTCTCCGATGTTGGAATACACCAAAGAAGTGGTTTATATCAACGACTATGAACTTGCCATTGTAAGACCAGACGAACTGATTCTCAAAAATCTGGGCAATGAGCGGATCACGCCATATGTGCAAAAGCTTGATCTGGAACTTTCGGCTATAGAAAAAGGTGGATTCGAACATTTCATGATCAAAGAAATCTTTGAGCAGCCGCAAACGATCTATGATTGCCTGAGAGGGCGCCTGGATCTGGTACAGATGGATATTCATATGAAAGGGATCGAGGAACAGGCAGAGGCACTGATCCGGACTCCCCGTATTATCATATTAGCCTGTGGTACCAGCTGGCATGCCGGACTGGTTGCTGAATATATTATTGAAGAACTCTGCCGTATAAATGTTGAAGTCGAATATGCTTCAGAATTCAGATACCGCAATCCCATTATCAATCCGGGAGATGTTATTATCGCTATTTCCCAAAGTGGAGAGACCGCCGATACGCTGGTCGCCATCGAGACAGCGAAATCCAAAGGAGCGATTATCCTGGGTGTAGTCAATGTAGTAGGATCTTCAATCGCAAGAGCATCACATGCAGGAGCGTATACCCATGCCGGTCCGGAGATCGGTGTAGCCAGTACAAAAGCTTTTACAGCTCAGCTTACTGTGCTCACCATGATGGCACTCAAAATTGCTAAAATAAAAGGGACGATCACAGATGAGCGGTTTGCGAAGCTGCTTATAGAACTGAATGCTGTACCGCAGAAAGTCAGTGATGTCCTGAAAAACCATACCGATATAGAGCGTCTTGCCGAAAAACTCACTTCGGCTAAAGGCTTTTTGTACCTGGGAAGAGGATACAATTTTCCTATAGCACTCGAAGGTGCATTAAAACTAAAGGAAATCACCTATCTGCATGCGGAAGGGTATCCGGCAGCGGAAATGAAACATGGACCAATTGCATTGGTAGACGAGCATCTTCCAGTTGTATTTGTAGCTACTAAAGATGCTTATCACGAAAAGATCGTCAGTAATATGCAGGAGATCCGTGCACGTAAAGGAAGAGTATTTTCTGTCATTACCGAAGGAGATGTGATCTCACCAACATTATCTGAAGAGGTCATGATTGTGCCGGAGGCAGATGAGATTATTGCACCAATACTGTCCGTAATCCCGTTGCAGCTGCTTTCCTACTATCTGGGAGTGCTAAAAGGTCTGGATGTAGATAAGCCCAGAAATCTTGCTAAATCAGTAACTGTAGAATAA
- a CDS encoding DUF4954 family protein — protein MNRSESVRMSILDAFVDFYFSFYMNKIQKGQLSNLGQQFIKAEYLAPGQDEYELRYEQLPRSDRFHHLTQEQIQILRSNGNTADDWSNILVTDHFIPEQIRGCRFYGLNRIGDMEPIYLDYRELRLPTGIYHSTIVSCDIGNHVAIHEVSYMSYFIIADEVILSNIDEMQTSSKAKFGNGILRTGESPDVRVALELRNENGGRKVWPFDGMLLSDAYLWTRHRDDEVFQSKLEQMTNARHTSKRGTYSTIDTGTVIKNCQVIKDVRIGGQAYIKGVNKLKNVTIHSSETAPTQIGEGCELVNGIIGEGCRIFYGVKAVRFILAAHSQLKYGARLINSFLGENSTISCCEVLNSLIFPAHEQHHNNSFLCASLIMGQSNMAAGATVGSNHNSRSPDGEIIAGRGFWPGLCVSLKHNSRFASYTLIVKGDFLYEMDIRIPFSLVSNHTTEDRLIIVPGYWFLHNMYALARNPSKYEARDKRSEKKQYYEYDILAPDTVNELFESLQIMKVAVAKAYYSTEILTDQEAMLRGTEILESDEDISHLDILLDHFENSKRKVQLMKVRQGYNLFKKLIRYYGASALAAYSDQMEPALELLQQDVSWERENWVNIGGQLIPVSRYKELIHQLKTDQLNSWDEVHDYYFAQSDQYLQDKTIHAVSALAELNNQKVPTITKEQLISLFEEALEIKQWITDEIYQTRAKDYQNSFRMMVYDSKEEMDKVVGALENNSFIRQQKDEFNYYHQRIADKIAQLKS, from the coding sequence GTGAATAGAAGCGAAAGTGTCCGGATGAGTATTCTGGACGCTTTTGTTGATTTTTATTTTTCCTTCTATATGAATAAAATACAAAAAGGTCAGCTTTCCAACCTGGGACAACAATTTATAAAAGCCGAATATCTGGCACCCGGACAGGACGAGTATGAATTACGTTATGAACAATTACCACGCAGTGACCGGTTTCATCATCTGACACAAGAGCAGATTCAAATCCTGCGAAGCAATGGTAATACCGCTGATGACTGGTCCAATATCCTGGTCACAGATCATTTTATTCCCGAACAGATTCGAGGATGCAGATTCTACGGCCTGAATCGTATCGGAGATATGGAGCCGATCTATCTGGATTACCGGGAATTGCGTCTGCCAACAGGAATCTATCATTCGACCATAGTCAGTTGTGATATTGGTAATCATGTAGCCATTCATGAAGTGTCCTATATGTCTTATTTTATTATTGCAGATGAGGTCATCCTTTCCAATATTGATGAAATGCAGACCAGTTCAAAAGCAAAGTTTGGAAATGGTATTCTGCGTACCGGGGAGTCTCCTGATGTACGCGTCGCATTAGAGCTTCGCAATGAAAACGGCGGGCGTAAAGTATGGCCGTTTGACGGAATGCTGTTGAGTGATGCTTATTTGTGGACACGTCATCGGGATGATGAGGTCTTTCAGTCCAAACTGGAACAAATGACCAATGCACGTCATACTTCCAAAAGAGGGACATACAGTACGATCGATACCGGCACAGTTATCAAAAATTGTCAGGTTATAAAAGACGTCAGAATTGGCGGGCAAGCGTACATCAAAGGAGTCAATAAATTAAAAAATGTCACCATTCATTCTTCAGAGACTGCGCCTACACAGATCGGAGAGGGCTGTGAGCTGGTCAACGGGATTATCGGAGAAGGCTGCAGGATCTTCTATGGAGTTAAAGCTGTACGGTTTATTCTTGCGGCTCATTCCCAGTTAAAATACGGTGCGCGACTGATTAATTCTTTTTTAGGTGAGAATTCCACAATTTCCTGTTGTGAAGTGCTGAATTCCCTGATCTTTCCGGCTCATGAACAGCATCACAACAATTCATTCCTCTGTGCATCCCTGATTATGGGACAAAGTAATATGGCAGCCGGTGCCACAGTAGGCTCCAATCATAATTCCCGTTCACCCGACGGAGAGATTATAGCCGGAAGAGGATTCTGGCCCGGACTGTGCGTGAGTCTTAAACACAATTCCCGTTTTGCATCTTATACCCTGATTGTAAAGGGAGACTTTCTGTACGAAATGGATATTCGTATCCCGTTCTCTCTGGTGAGTAACCATACGACAGAAGACAGGCTTATTATTGTACCCGGCTACTGGTTTTTGCATAATATGTATGCCTTAGCACGCAATCCGAGTAAATACGAAGCCAGAGATAAACGATCAGAAAAGAAGCAATATTATGAATATGATATTCTGGCACCTGACACTGTCAATGAACTTTTCGAATCATTGCAGATCATGAAAGTAGCAGTAGCAAAGGCCTATTATTCCACTGAAATACTAACAGATCAGGAAGCGATGCTGCGGGGAACAGAAATTTTAGAGTCAGATGAAGATATCAGTCATCTGGATATTCTGTTGGATCATTTTGAAAATTCCAAACGAAAGGTTCAGCTTATGAAAGTAAGACAGGGATATAATCTGTTCAAAAAACTGATCCGCTATTACGGTGCATCGGCATTGGCTGCTTACAGTGATCAGATGGAGCCTGCACTTGAGCTACTTCAGCAGGACGTTTCATGGGAAAGAGAAAACTGGGTGAATATCGGAGGTCAGTTAATTCCGGTATCCAGATACAAGGAGCTGATTCATCAGCTCAAAACGGATCAACTTAATTCCTGGGACGAAGTCCATGACTATTATTTTGCGCAAAGTGACCAGTATCTGCAGGATAAAACTATACATGCAGTGTCGGCACTGGCAGAACTGAATAATCAGAAAGTTCCTACAATTACAAAAGAGCAACTGATTTCATTATTTGAAGAGGCATTGGAAATCAAGCAATGGATTACCGATGAAATATATCAGACACGGGCTAAGGACTACCAGAATTCATTTAGGATGATGGTTTATGATTCAAAAGAGGAAATGGATAAAGTAGTCGGAGCTTTGGAAAACAATAGTTTTATCAGGCAGCAAAAAGACGAGTTTAATTATTACCACCAGCGTATTGCGGATAAGATCGCACAGCTGAAATCCTGA
- a CDS encoding YqaE/Pmp3 family membrane protein — MILIAVLLPWLSFFLRGKIFSGILCLILQCTLIGWLPAAIWAVASRVDGKNEARIRSMQRNFNRSNR; from the coding sequence ATGATTTTAATAGCCGTATTATTGCCCTGGCTTTCTTTTTTTCTGAGAGGGAAGATCTTTTCAGGTATATTATGCCTGATCCTGCAATGTACATTGATCGGTTGGCTACCTGCAGCAATCTGGGCAGTAGCTTCACGTGTAGATGGCAAAAATGAAGCGCGTATCCGTTCTATGCAACGCAATTTTAACAGATCAAATCGCTGA
- a CDS encoding sulfite exporter TauE/SafE family protein — translation MQEAFDLLHSPYHWALYFFCAMLIGMSKTGVQNIGTLAVPLFAFLFGARYSTGIVLILLCMADLIAVIYYRKQFRWSEIKGMLPAAFVGLLGGLFLANNMDDQLFRILMGICILSGVGIMIWMEKSKSVSNVAEKSWYAPLFGFIAGFSTMIGNAAGPALSVYLLSRKLPKYAFVATGAWFIMILNYTKIPLQLFVWHNLSWAGIILNMFAIPFILLGGYLGIRIIKVLPEKQFRVLVMALVAVSALLLIIL, via the coding sequence ATGCAGGAAGCCTTTGATCTGCTGCACTCTCCCTATCATTGGGCATTGTACTTCTTTTGTGCGATGCTCATCGGGATGTCCAAGACAGGTGTACAGAATATAGGTACACTTGCTGTACCTCTGTTTGCTTTTCTGTTCGGAGCGCGCTATTCTACCGGAATTGTACTGATTTTACTTTGTATGGCCGATCTGATTGCAGTGATCTATTACCGAAAACAATTCCGGTGGTCGGAGATTAAAGGAATGTTGCCTGCTGCTTTTGTCGGGCTATTGGGCGGTTTATTTCTGGCCAATAATATGGATGACCAGTTATTCCGCATATTAATGGGAATATGTATCCTGAGTGGTGTAGGCATTATGATCTGGATGGAAAAGAGTAAATCGGTCTCGAATGTAGCTGAAAAGAGCTGGTACGCTCCGCTATTTGGATTTATTGCGGGATTTTCAACTATGATCGGAAATGCTGCAGGACCGGCTTTATCGGTATATCTGTTGTCCCGAAAATTACCTAAATATGCCTTTGTCGCTACAGGAGCATGGTTTATTATGATATTAAACTACACTAAGATTCCCTTGCAATTATTTGTATGGCACAATCTTTCCTGGGCAGGGATTATTCTCAATATGTTCGCTATTCCTTTTATTCTGTTAGGTGGCTATCTGGGAATCCGTATTATAAAAGTACTTCCGGAAAAACAATTCCGGGTGCTGGTTATGGCTTTAGTAGCTGTTTCGGCCCTGCTGCTGATCATATTGTAA
- a CDS encoding HAD family hydrolase — translation MSQYAVIFDMDGVICHTNPYHAKAFEAFFNKYNIESSEQEFQDHMYGKHNSYIMSHFFKRPVEGEELLRLEFEKEDMFRQIYKSEITPISRFPEFLDELKQEGFKTAVATSAPKANLDLIVEGLQFGPKMESMLSSENVTKHKPDPQVYLLTAERLGVDPSQCLVFEDSYSGISAALNAGMKVVGVLSSHTREQLPPCDAYISDYTEITAQKVKELINS, via the coding sequence ATGAGTCAGTATGCCGTAATATTTGATATGGATGGTGTCATTTGTCACACAAATCCCTATCATGCCAAAGCCTTCGAGGCATTTTTTAATAAATATAATATCGAAAGCAGCGAACAGGAATTTCAGGATCATATGTATGGCAAGCACAACAGCTATATTATGAGCCACTTCTTTAAAAGACCTGTAGAGGGGGAAGAACTTCTGCGTCTTGAATTTGAAAAAGAAGATATGTTCAGACAGATTTATAAGTCTGAGATTACACCGATAAGCCGATTTCCTGAATTTCTGGATGAACTCAAACAGGAAGGTTTCAAAACGGCTGTAGCCACTTCGGCTCCTAAAGCCAATTTGGATCTTATTGTAGAAGGTTTGCAATTCGGCCCTAAGATGGAATCAATGCTTTCCAGTGAAAATGTCACAAAGCACAAGCCTGATCCACAGGTATATCTGTTAACGGCTGAAAGATTAGGAGTAGATCCATCACAATGTCTGGTGTTTGAGGATTCCTATTCCGGTATTTCAGCAGCTTTGAATGCAGGCATGAAAGTAGTAGGAGTACTGAGCTCACATACACGGGAACAGTTGCCACCTTGTGATGCCTACATCTCTGATTATACCGAAATAACCGCGCAGAAGGTAAAAGAGCTGATCAATAGCTGA
- a CDS encoding phosphocholine-specific phospholipase C, whose product MESRREFIRKSILFSGAAGLATVMPASIQRALAIDPDPGSTYLDAEHVVILMQENRSFDHTLGSLSGVRGFNDPRVVTLPDQNPVWFQTDHLGKTYAPFRLNLMGSKVTWIGSLPHSRASQVDAFNGGKYDQWLISKRSGNKKYADMPLTLGYYSREDLPFHYSLADAFTVCDQNFCSGMTSTTPNRSFFWTGKITQELDGLQKVNIRNDDYAYGKHTWKTFPELLEENKVAWKFYQNETSCGGGFAGKERSWLSNFGCNLLEFFEAYHVKFKDSYLDNLRKQVEKLPGEIGKLEEASPSSSEESARIRESLRNKQEALNKAEQELKMYSAEQYNKLSAFEKSLNQRAFVTNKEDADFRSLEKLTFNESGKLREVEVPKGDILHQFRADVKAGKLPAVSWLAGPQNFSDHPSAPWYGAWYVSEVLDILTQNPEVWKKTIFIITYDENDGYYDHIPPFSIPDNNKPETGKCSAGIDTEVEHVRLENELKQGIPKKQAREAPVGLGFRVPMYIVSPWSRGGKVCSQVFDHTSSLQFLEKFINAKYNKSIHLDNISAWRRTICGDLTSAFTPFESAKDQLPFLNRNQYIENIYNAQFKEDPSGFEELTKAEIKAVQQKHTISKFNRLQEKGQRRSAALPYEYDVFGKVDGGQFTMHMEVSTTIFGARTAGVPLTVYAPGKYMQSKGEQTEICRNWNFAVKANDRLEYQWPVTSFEDNKYVLRVHGPNGFYRAFSGESSDPQLLVKIIPEQKSMTKAATGNAVVLIENQGKNPLRIHLVSKSYKDVNIEREIAGKTEVQVSLDLSSSGSWYDLKLTLPDYKNFERHMAGRIESGNETVTDPLLS is encoded by the coding sequence ATGGAAAGCAGAAGAGAATTTATCCGAAAGTCCATCCTTTTCTCGGGAGCAGCTGGTCTTGCAACCGTTATGCCCGCATCTATTCAAAGAGCTTTAGCGATTGATCCGGATCCCGGCAGTACCTATCTGGATGCGGAACATGTAGTTATTCTAATGCAGGAAAACCGATCTTTTGATCATACGCTCGGAAGTCTGTCAGGTGTAAGGGGATTTAATGACCCTCGGGTGGTAACGCTTCCTGATCAGAATCCGGTATGGTTTCAGACAGATCACCTTGGAAAGACCTATGCACCGTTCCGGTTAAATCTTATGGGCAGCAAAGTAACCTGGATAGGCTCCCTGCCACATTCAAGAGCCAGTCAGGTAGATGCTTTTAATGGGGGTAAGTATGACCAGTGGTTGATATCAAAAAGATCCGGGAATAAGAAATATGCAGATATGCCGCTGACACTGGGATATTATTCACGCGAAGATCTTCCTTTTCATTATTCACTTGCAGATGCATTTACAGTCTGTGATCAGAATTTCTGTTCAGGAATGACCAGTACGACTCCAAACCGTTCTTTTTTCTGGACCGGAAAGATTACCCAGGAACTCGATGGTTTGCAAAAAGTAAATATCCGTAATGATGATTACGCTTATGGGAAGCATACATGGAAGACATTTCCGGAGTTATTGGAAGAAAATAAAGTGGCATGGAAATTTTATCAGAACGAAACAAGTTGTGGAGGAGGTTTTGCAGGTAAGGAGCGCTCCTGGTTATCTAATTTTGGTTGTAATCTTTTAGAGTTTTTCGAAGCATATCATGTCAAATTCAAGGATTCTTATCTGGATAATTTAAGGAAACAAGTAGAGAAGCTGCCGGGAGAAATCGGTAAACTGGAAGAGGCCAGTCCTTCTTCTTCGGAAGAGTCTGCAAGGATAAGAGAAAGTCTCAGGAATAAACAAGAGGCTTTGAATAAAGCTGAACAAGAATTGAAAATGTATAGTGCTGAGCAATACAACAAGCTGAGCGCATTTGAAAAATCCCTTAATCAGCGTGCATTTGTCACGAATAAGGAAGATGCAGACTTTCGTTCATTAGAAAAGCTGACCTTTAATGAAAGCGGAAAACTGCGGGAGGTAGAAGTGCCAAAAGGAGATATCCTGCATCAATTCAGGGCAGATGTTAAAGCCGGCAAACTGCCGGCAGTCTCCTGGCTGGCTGGCCCGCAAAATTTTTCGGATCATCCCAGTGCACCTTGGTACGGAGCCTGGTATGTATCTGAAGTGCTGGATATTCTGACCCAAAATCCGGAAGTCTGGAAGAAAACCATATTTATTATTACCTACGATGAGAATGACGGATATTATGATCATATTCCACCTTTTTCAATACCGGATAATAATAAACCTGAAACCGGTAAATGCTCTGCCGGAATAGATACAGAAGTTGAACATGTACGTCTGGAAAATGAATTGAAACAGGGAATTCCTAAAAAGCAGGCCAGAGAAGCACCTGTAGGGTTAGGATTTCGGGTGCCGATGTATATTGTCTCCCCATGGAGCCGAGGCGGTAAAGTCTGTTCGCAGGTATTTGATCATACCTCATCATTACAATTCCTCGAAAAATTCATTAATGCAAAGTATAATAAATCCATTCATCTGGATAATATCAGTGCATGGAGAAGAACCATATGTGGGGACCTGACATCTGCATTTACGCCTTTCGAGTCAGCGAAAGATCAGCTTCCATTTCTAAACAGAAATCAATACATTGAAAATATCTATAATGCCCAGTTTAAAGAGGATCCTTCAGGGTTCGAAGAGTTGACAAAAGCCGAAATCAAAGCTGTACAGCAAAAACATACTATAAGTAAATTTAACCGTCTTCAGGAGAAAGGACAACGAAGATCAGCAGCTCTTCCGTATGAGTATGATGTATTTGGCAAAGTGGATGGCGGGCAGTTTACTATGCATATGGAAGTTTCTACAACTATTTTTGGTGCACGTACAGCGGGTGTTCCGCTTACTGTATATGCTCCCGGAAAATATATGCAGTCTAAAGGAGAGCAGACTGAAATCTGCCGAAACTGGAATTTTGCCGTTAAAGCCAACGACCGCCTGGAATATCAATGGCCTGTAACTTCATTTGAAGATAATAAATATGTATTACGCGTACACGGACCAAATGGCTTTTACAGAGCATTTTCGGGTGAATCATCAGATCCCCAATTGCTGGTGAAGATAATTCCTGAACAAAAGAGTATGACAAAAGCAGCGACAGGAAATGCTGTCGTGCTGATCGAAAATCAGGGAAAGAATCCTTTACGTATACATCTGGTATCCAAAAGTTATAAGGATGTAAATATAGAGCGGGAGATTGCCGGCAAGACAGAAGTTCAGGTATCTCTGGATCTGTCCTCATCCGGAAGCTGGTACGATCTGAAACTCACCTTGCCTGATTATAAAAACTTTGAACGGCATATGGCCGGACGTATTGAATCCGGGAATGAAACCGTAACAGATCCATTATTATCCTGA
- a CDS encoding Nramp family divalent metal transporter → MHDDPQHKSLADIHESVDVTKGKTKWKRVLSFFGPAYLISVGYMDPGNWATDLAGGSQFGYTLIWVLLMSNIMALLLQSLCARLGIVRGKDLAQCNRETYPKRMNFALYVLAEIAIAACDLAEVLGMAIGLNLLFGIDLLWGVLISFADTFLLLYLQKLGMRKMELFIIGLISMIGMCFMVEMFFAKPDFTEVAKGFIPSIPNSAALYISIGIIGATVMPHNLYLHSALVQTRKIPRDSLSIRKALKYNFFDSAIALNLAFFVNAAILILAAAVFHKNGMHQVADLEDAYHLLGTTLGTEWASKLFAVALILAGQSSTVTGTLAGQIVMEGYLRLRISPVLRRIITRLLAIVPAVLVILIAGEGQVGSLLIFSQVLLSMQLAFAVVPLIHFVSDRKKMGEFVIKPYVRIMAWTIAIIIAVLNFQLVYEEVKGWIEELDNIWWTIALISGSIGLAVLLLMTFFYPIWHKRRPTTVEVHPPFEELVFREVNPFHHIVVALDFSFSDTKVVEYALQLSDKSTRFVLVHIVESASVKYTGGESGDYESRKDLERLMKYVEFFKDKGYAVEYELGYNNRVKAIADICLAHDSDLLIVGSHGHTGVKDFVFGETVNKLRHAVKIPVFIAQ, encoded by the coding sequence ATGCATGATGATCCGCAACATAAATCTTTAGCCGATATCCACGAAAGTGTGGACGTGACAAAAGGCAAAACCAAATGGAAACGAGTTCTTAGTTTTTTCGGTCCGGCTTATCTGATCAGTGTCGGATATATGGACCCCGGTAACTGGGCTACAGATCTGGCCGGCGGAAGCCAGTTTGGATATACGCTGATTTGGGTCTTACTGATGAGTAATATCATGGCCTTATTGCTGCAGAGTCTGTGTGCAAGACTCGGGATCGTCCGCGGAAAGGATCTTGCCCAATGTAATCGGGAGACTTACCCCAAAAGAATGAATTTTGCACTCTATGTACTGGCAGAAATTGCTATTGCAGCATGTGATCTGGCGGAAGTACTGGGGATGGCAATAGGTCTCAATTTGCTTTTTGGTATCGATCTGCTATGGGGAGTGTTGATCAGCTTTGCAGATACCTTTCTGTTGCTGTATCTGCAGAAACTGGGGATGCGTAAGATGGAGCTGTTCATTATCGGGCTGATATCTATGATCGGGATGTGTTTTATGGTAGAAATGTTTTTTGCCAAGCCCGATTTTACAGAAGTTGCAAAGGGATTTATACCCTCTATTCCAAACAGCGCAGCACTATATATCAGTATAGGTATTATCGGAGCTACAGTAATGCCGCATAACCTCTATCTGCATTCAGCCCTTGTACAGACTCGCAAGATTCCGAGAGACAGCCTGTCTATCAGGAAAGCCTTAAAGTATAATTTTTTCGATAGTGCTATTGCCCTTAATCTGGCTTTCTTCGTTAATGCAGCCATATTGATTCTTGCAGCTGCGGTATTCCATAAAAACGGGATGCATCAGGTAGCTGATCTGGAAGATGCTTATCACCTTTTGGGAACTACATTAGGTACCGAATGGGCATCTAAATTATTTGCAGTTGCACTTATTCTGGCAGGGCAGAGTTCTACGGTGACAGGTACGCTTGCCGGACAGATTGTAATGGAAGGATACCTGCGGTTGCGTATCAGTCCCGTGCTCAGACGTATTATCACCAGATTGCTGGCCATTGTTCCGGCTGTACTGGTTATCCTGATTGCAGGAGAAGGTCAAGTCGGATCATTGCTGATTTTTAGTCAGGTATTATTAAGTATGCAGCTGGCGTTTGCAGTCGTACCGCTGATTCATTTTGTGAGTGACCGGAAAAAGATGGGCGAATTTGTAATCAAGCCCTATGTGCGTATAATGGCATGGACCATTGCAATAATTATAGCTGTACTCAATTTTCAGCTGGTCTATGAAGAAGTAAAGGGATGGATTGAAGAACTGGATAATATCTGGTGGACCATTGCTCTTATCTCCGGAAGTATAGGATTGGCCGTATTATTACTGATGACATTCTTCTATCCGATATGGCATAAACGCAGACCTACAACAGTAGAGGTACATCCTCCGTTTGAGGAACTCGTGTTTAGAGAAGTTAATCCTTTTCATCATATTGTGGTCGCGCTGGATTTCTCCTTCTCAGATACCAAAGTCGTAGAGTATGCCTTGCAGTTATCCGATAAGAGTACCCGTTTTGTACTGGTGCATATTGTAGAAAGTGCATCCGTGAAATATACCGGAGGTGAATCCGGAGATTATGAATCCCGGAAAGATCTGGAACGCCTGATGAAGTACGTGGAATTCTTTAAAGATAAAGGATATGCTGTGGAATATGAATTAGGTTATAACAACCGGGTAAAAGCTATTGCAGATATTTGTCTGGCACACGATAGTGATCTCCTTATTGTAGGAAGCCACGGACATACAGGAGTAAAAGATTTTGTATTTGGAGAAACCGTAAATAAGCTGCGGCATGCAGTTAAGATTCCTGTCTTTATTGCACAATAA
- a CDS encoding SDR family oxidoreductase: protein MKISLIGKTAMVGGSTSGIGKAIAIALAECGASVILVARNEQKLKAVQEILDTTQGQQHDHLVVDFSLFDEAKEKIAAFFSSRKTDILVNNTNGPSAGGIKDKVTEDYQQAFDLLFQYAVYTTLQALPHMEKNQFGRIINVSSMTVKEPQDTLVLSNTMRTALVSWSKSLSRAVAAQQITVNTVLTGYFDTDRLNSLMETQAGKMQLSFEEVKAKRIDAIPMKRLGKPEEYASLVAFLASDHAAYLTGTAIQLDGGLMTGML, encoded by the coding sequence ATGAAAATATCACTGATTGGAAAAACAGCTATGGTAGGGGGAAGCACCTCCGGTATCGGTAAAGCCATCGCAATTGCATTGGCCGAGTGTGGAGCCAGTGTGATACTTGTCGCCCGCAATGAACAAAAATTAAAAGCAGTGCAGGAGATACTCGATACGACTCAGGGACAACAGCATGATCACCTGGTTGTAGATTTCAGTTTATTTGATGAAGCAAAAGAAAAGATTGCTGCCTTCTTCTCCAGCAGAAAAACAGATATTCTGGTCAATAATACTAACGGCCCCTCTGCAGGAGGAATTAAAGATAAAGTAACAGAAGATTATCAGCAGGCTTTCGATTTGTTATTCCAGTATGCGGTGTATACCACACTTCAGGCATTACCCCATATGGAAAAGAATCAGTTTGGACGCATCATTAACGTTTCTTCCATGACTGTGAAAGAACCTCAGGATACACTTGTACTTTCAAATACGATGCGTACGGCGCTGGTGAGCTGGAGTAAATCGCTTTCGAGAGCAGTTGCAGCTCAGCAAATTACGGTAAATACAGTTTTGACCGGTTATTTTGATACCGATAGGTTAAATAGCCTCATGGAGACTCAGGCCGGGAAGATGCAGTTAAGTTTTGAAGAAGTAAAAGCCAAAAGAATAGATGCTATTCCAATGAAACGACTGGGTAAGCCCGAAGAATATGCCTCGCTGGTTGCTTTTCTAGCGTCAGATCATGCTGCTTATCTGACAGGTACAGCCATTCAGCTGGACGGAGGATTAATGACAGGAATGTTGTAG